CAGGTTCGTCTCGGCCCCATGCGGGTCGGTCCCCACGGAATCCTGCAGGGGATCGCCGACGGAGTCAAACTCCTCCTGAAGGAAAACATCGTTCCTTCCGGTGCGGACAAGCAGATCTTTATCCTGGCGCCGATCCTCTCGTTGGTTCCGGCGATGATCGCCTTTTCCGTGATTCCTTTTGACAAGTGGTTCTATATTACCGATATCAATATTGCGGTTCTCTATGTGCTGGCGATCTCTTCGGTGGGGACCTACGGGATTATTCTGGCCGGCTGGTCGTCGAACAGTAAGTATGCCCTCCTGGGGGCGTTGCGGTCGGCGGCGCAGGTCATCAGTTATGAACTTGCCATCGGTCTGGCCCTCGTCGGCCCCCTGATGATGGCGGGGACCCTGAGCATGGTGGGGATCACGAAGGCCCAGGCGCAGCACTGGTTCCTTCTTCCGCAGATCCTCGGATTCTTCATCTATTTCGTGGCCATGCTCGCCGAGACGAACCGGGCCCCCTTTGATCTGCCCGAGGCGGAGACGGAACTGGTGGCGGGGTTCCATGTGGAATACAGCGGCATGCGCTTTGCCTTCTTCTTCATCGCCGAGTATGCCAACATGGTCCTCGTCTCCTCCATGGCCACGGTCATGTTCCTGGGCGGATGGAACCCGCCCTTCCAGGCCTTCGAGGTGATGCACGTGCTGCAGCGTGTGCCGGGGATCTTCTGGTTTTTCGGCAAGATTTCATTTCTTCTTTTCTGCTTTTTCTGGGTGCGGGCGACCTTCCCCCGCTTTCGCTATGATCAACTGATGCGGCTGGGGTGGAAGGTACTCATTCCGCTGGCCTTTGCAAATATCCTGGGAACGGGGATCGTCCTTGCGCTTCTGAGGTAGATCGGGTATAAAAAGGAACATTTCAATTGTCCGGTTCATTTAAAAAATTTATCCGAACCGTCACGCTCGTTGATCTGATCAAGGGGCTCGCCCTGACCGGGGGTGTCTGGGTCAGGAGCATTGTGACGCCGAAACATGTACTGGTTACCCGGCAATATCCGGAAGAAAAACGGCCGTCCTTTCCCAATTTCAAGGGGCACCACGGGTTCCTGCTCAAGGAGGACGGCTCGCTCAAGTGCGTCGGGTGCGGGATCTGCGCCGGGGTTTGTCCCGCCAAGGCGATCCGTGTTTACACCGAGGAGGGAAAGGACCATGAGAAGGTCGTCACCGGCTATGAGGTCGACGCCTTCCGGTGTATCTACTGCGGATTCTGCGAGGAGGCATGCCCCAAGGATGCCATCATCCTGACCCGGCTCTACGAGTTGGCCGATTACGATAATCGGGAACAATACCGCTGGAAGATGGACCGGCTCATCGAGGTCGGGAAAAAACGTCCGCTCTTCCGGGATGAAGTCAAACTGTAAGGACACTCCATGTTCGGAACCATATTCTTCTATTATCTCTTTTTCATGATCCTGGCCTCGGCGGTGATGATGGTCACCCGGAAGCATGTGGTCCATTCCGTCCTCTATATGCTCCTCATGTTCTTCCATGTGGCCGGTCTCTATATCCTCCTCGATGCGGAATTTCTGGCGGCGATCCAGATGATCGTCTATGCCGGGGCGATTCTGGTTCTTTATCTCTTTGTCATCATGCTGGTGAGCATCAAGACGGAGCGTACCCTGCGGGAGCAGCTCTTCGGACATCTCCCCTTTGCCCTGGTCAGCGCCGGGCTCCTCTGTGCCGGTGTCGTGACGGTCCTGATCCGGGAGACCCTCTTGAAAAAACCGCCGGAGGCCGTGGTCCGGGCATCGACATTGAGCAACCCCGAGGCATTGGGCCAGGTCCTTTATACGCAGTATCTCTTTCCCTTCGAGGTCGCCTCCCTGATCCTGCTGGTGGCGCTCGTGGGAGCGGTGTTGATTGCCGGTCGAAAGAACGTAGATACGACGGAGAATAAATAATGACGATTACGCTGGAACATTACATCCTTCTGGGTTCGCTCCTTTTCTTCATCGGCATGGCGGGGTTTCTGATTCGCCGCAATGTCTTTCTCATGTTCATGTGCATTGAACTGATGATGAACGGTGTCAATATCTGTTTTGTATCGTTTGCTCGCTATTACCATAATCTTTCCGGTCAGGTCTTCGTTCTGTTTGTCATGACCGTTGCGGCGGCCGAGGCGGCCGTGGGACTGGCGATTATCCTGACGCTTTACCGGAATCGAGAGACGTTGAATGCGGATGAGTTTTGCCTGATGAAACATTGACGGCTTTGCAAAAAGTCCGTCTGCGGCGTTTATCAGGTTTTGAGTTCATTGCGGCGTACAACGAATGTACGCCGCATTCCTCAAAACCTTCGCGCCTTGCATACGGAGCTTTTTATCGTGCCGTCTTAAAAAAGGAAAAGGTCTGATGAGACCTGACCTTTTCC
The DNA window shown above is from Deltaproteobacteria bacterium and carries:
- the nuoH gene encoding NADH-quinone oxidoreductase subunit NuoH, which produces MIKFLWAHSVLQIVIVFACTLLMVPILTWVERKVIGHMQVRLGPMRVGPHGILQGIADGVKLLLKENIVPSGADKQIFILAPILSLVPAMIAFSVIPFDKWFYITDINIAVLYVLAISSVGTYGIILAGWSSNSKYALLGALRSAAQVISYELAIGLALVGPLMMAGTLSMVGITKAQAQHWFLLPQILGFFIYFVAMLAETNRAPFDLPEAETELVAGFHVEYSGMRFAFFFIAEYANMVLVSSMATVMFLGGWNPPFQAFEVMHVLQRVPGIFWFFGKISFLLFCFFWVRATFPRFRYDQLMRLGWKVLIPLAFANILGTGIVLALLR
- a CDS encoding NADH-quinone oxidoreductase subunit I, whose translation is MSGSFKKFIRTVTLVDLIKGLALTGGVWVRSIVTPKHVLVTRQYPEEKRPSFPNFKGHHGFLLKEDGSLKCVGCGICAGVCPAKAIRVYTEEGKDHEKVVTGYEVDAFRCIYCGFCEEACPKDAIILTRLYELADYDNREQYRWKMDRLIEVGKKRPLFRDEVKL
- a CDS encoding NADH-quinone oxidoreductase subunit J codes for the protein MFGTIFFYYLFFMILASAVMMVTRKHVVHSVLYMLLMFFHVAGLYILLDAEFLAAIQMIVYAGAILVLYLFVIMLVSIKTERTLREQLFGHLPFALVSAGLLCAGVVTVLIRETLLKKPPEAVVRASTLSNPEALGQVLYTQYLFPFEVASLILLVALVGAVLIAGRKNVDTTENK
- the nuoK gene encoding NADH-quinone oxidoreductase subunit NuoK, which produces MTITLEHYILLGSLLFFIGMAGFLIRRNVFLMFMCIELMMNGVNICFVSFARYYHNLSGQVFVLFVMTVAAAEAAVGLAIILTLYRNRETLNADEFCLMKH